Proteins encoded together in one Cicer arietinum cultivar CDC Frontier isolate Library 1 chromosome 4, Cicar.CDCFrontier_v2.0, whole genome shotgun sequence window:
- the LOC140920137 gene encoding uncharacterized protein translates to MIGYNKEREAKRKEREAKQKEKALVKEAKEKEKALKIEAKKREKKRKYNLKRSRAASLRLRRAKAIQKKEQKIMDMLMAIRAKKKAQESRDRANAYVKYQEMEAKRKEKEAKQKEIASAKEAKQKEREAKQKEKEAKQKEIASAKEAKQKEREREREMDRVREKPNEEK, encoded by the exons ATGATAGGTTATAAT AAGGAAAGGGAAGCAAAGCGGAAGGAAAGGGAAGCAAAGCAGAAGGAAAAAGCTTTGGTAAAGGAAGCAAAGGAGAAGGAAAAAGCTTTGAAAATAGAAGCAAAGAAGcgggaaaagaaaagaaagtatAATCTAAAGAGAAGTAGGGCAGCGTCTTTACGATTGCGAAGGGCAAAAGCTATACAAAAGAAGGAGCAGAAAATAATGGACATGCTGATGGCAATACGAGCAAAGAAAAAGGCACAGGAATCAAGAGACAGGGCAAATGCTTATGTAAAGTATCAGGAAATGGAAGCAAAGCGGAAGGAAAAGGAAGCAAAGCAGAAGGAAATAGCTTCGGCAAAGGAAGCAAAGCAGAAGGAAAGGGAAGCAAAGCAGAAGGAAAAGGAAGCAAAGCAGAAGGAAATAGCTTCAGCAAAGGAAGCAAAACAGAAGGAAAGGGAAAGGGAAAGGGAAATGGACAGGGTCAGAGAAAAGCCCAACGAGGAGAAATAA